From the genome of Gorilla gorilla gorilla isolate KB3781 chromosome 4, NHGRI_mGorGor1-v2.1_pri, whole genome shotgun sequence, one region includes:
- the LOC101125684 gene encoding protocadherin beta-3, with protein sequence MEAGGERFLRQRQVLLLFVFLGGSLAGSESRRYSVAEEKERGFLIANLAKDLGLRVEELAARGAQVVSKRNKQHFQLSHQTGDLLLNEKLDREELCGPTEPCILHFQILLQNPLQFVTNELRIIDVNDHSPVFFENEMHLKILESTLPGTVIPLGNAEDLDVGRNSLQNYTITPNSHFHVLTRSRRDGRKYPELVLDKALDREEQPELSLTLTALDGGAPRRSGTAQINIQVLDINDNAPEFAQPLYEVAVLENTPVNSVIVTVSASDLDTGSFGTISYAFFHASEEIRKTFQLNPITGDMQLVKYLNFEAINSYEVDIEAKDGGGLSGKSTVIVQVVDVNDNPPELTLSSVNSPIPENSGETVLAVFSVSDLDSGDNGRVMCSIENNLPFVLKPSVENFYTLVSEGALDRETRSEYNITITITDLGTPRLKTKYNITVLVSDVNDNAPAFTQTSYTLFVRENNSPALHIGSVSATDRDSGTNAQVTYSLLPPQDLHLPLSSLVSINADNGHLFALRSLDYEALQAFEFRVGATDRGSPALSSEALVRVLVLDANDNSPFVLYPLQNGSAPCTELVPRAAEPGYLVTKVVAVDGDSGQNAWLSYQLLKATEPGLFGVWAHNGEVRTARLLSERDAAKHRLVVLVKDNGEPPRSATATLHVLLVDGFSQPYLPLPEAAPAQAQADSLTVYLVVALASVSSLFLFSVLLFVAVRLCRRSRAASVGRCSVPEGPFPGHLVDVSGTGTLSQSYQYEVCLTGGSGTNEFKFLKPIIPNFVAQSAERVSEANPSFRKSFEFS encoded by the coding sequence ATGGAGGCGGGAGGAGAGCGATTTCTTAGACAAAGGCAAGTCttgcttctctttgtttttctgggaGGGTCTCTGGCTGGGTCCGAGTCAAGACGCTATTCTGTGGCTGAGGAAAAAGAGAGGGGCTTTTTAATAGCCAACCTAGCAAAGGATCTGGGACTAAGGGTAGAGGAACTGGCCGCGAGGGGGGCCCAAGTTGTGTCCAAACGGAACAAACAGCATTTTCAGCTTAGTCATCAGACAGGTGATTTGCTCCTGAATGAGAAATTGGACCGGGAGGAGCTATGCGGCCCCACAGAACCATGCATACTGCATTTTCAGATATTACTGCAAAACCCTTTGCAGTTTGTTACAAACGAGCTCCGTATCATAGATGTAAATGACCATTCTCCGGTATTCTTTGAAAATGAAATGCATCTGAAAATCCTAGAAAGCACTCTGCCAGGAACAGTAATTCCTTTGGGAAATGCTGAGGACTTGGATGTGGGAAGAAACAGCCTCCAAAACTACACTATCACTCCGAATTCCCACTTCCACGTACTCACTCGCAGTCGTAGGGACGGAAGGAAGTACCCGGAACTAGTACTGGATAAAGCGCTCGATCGGGAGGAGCAGCCGGAACTCAGCTTAACGCTCACCGCGCTGGACGGCGGCGCTCCCCGTAGGTCTGGGACAGCCCAGATAAACATCCAGGTCTTAGATATAAACGACAATGCACCAGAATTTGCACAGCCGCTCTATGAGGTTGCAGTTCTAGAGAATACCCCCGTTAACTCTGTCATTGTCACTGTCTCGGCTTCTGACTTAGATACAGGAAGTTTTGGGACAATATCATATGCATTTTTTCATGCTTCTGAAGAAATTCGCAAAACTTTTCAGCTAAATCCAATTACTGGTGATATGCAACTggtcaaatatttgaattttgaagCGATTAATAGTTATGAAGTCGACATCGAGGCCAAGGATGGCGGAGGCCTATCCGGAAAGTCTACAGTCATAGTCCAGGTGGTTGATGTCAACGACAACCCACCGGAACTGACCTTGTCTTCAGTAAACAGCCCTATTCCTGAGAACTCGGGAGAGACTGTACTGGCTGTTTTCAGTGTTTCTGATCTAGACTCTGGAGACAACGGAAGAGTGATGTGTTCCATTGAGAACAATCTCCCCTTCGTCCTGAAACCATCTGTCGAGAATTTTTACACCCTAGTGTCAGAAGGCGCGCTGGACAGAGAGACCAGATCCGAGTACaacattaccatcaccatcactgacTTGGGGACACCCAGGCTGAAAACCAAGTACAACATAACCGTGCTGGTCTCCGACGTCAATGACAACGCCCCCGCCTTCACCCAAACCTCCTACACCCTGTTCGTCCGCGAGAACAACAGCCCCGCCCTGCACATCGGCAGCGTCAGCGCCACAGACAGAGACTCGGGCACCAACGCCCAGGTCACCTACTCGCTGCTGCCGCCCCAGGACCTGCACCTGCCCCTCTCTTCTCTGGTCTCCATCAACGCGGACAACGGCCACCTGTTTGCCCTCAGGTCGCTGGACTACGAGGCCCTGCAGGCGTTCGAGTTCCGCGTGGGCGCCACAGACCGCGGCTCCCCGGCGCTGAGCAGCGAGGCGCTGGTGCGCGTGCTGGTGCTGGACGCCAACGACAACTCGCCCTTCGTGCTGTACCCACTGCAGAACGGCTCCGCGCCCTGCACCGAGCTGGTGCCCCGGGCGGCCGAGCCGGGCTACCTGGTGACCAAGGTGGTGGCGGTGGACGGCGACTCGGGCCAGAACGCCTGGCTGTCGTACCAGCTGCTCAAGGCCACGGAGCCCGGGCTGTTCGGCGTGTGGGCGCACAATGGCGAGGTGCGCACCGCCAGGCTGCTGAGCGAGCGCGACGCGGCCAAGCACAGGCTGGTGGTGCTGGTCAAGGACAATGGCGAGCCTCCGCGCTCGGCCACCGCCACGCTGCACGTGCTCCTGGTGGACGGCTTCTCCCAGCCCTACCTGCCTCTCCCGGAGGCGGCcccggcccaggcccaggccgaCTCGCTCACCGTCTACCTTGTGGTGGCGTTGGCCTCGGTGTCTTCGCTCTTCCTCTTCTCGGTGCTCCTGTTCGTGGCGGTGCGGCTGTGCAGGAGGAGCAGGGCGGCCTCGGTGGGTCGCTGCTCGGTGCCCGAGGGCCCCTTTCCAGGGCATCTGGTGGACGTGAGCGGCACCGGGACCCTGTCCCAGAGCTACCAATACGAGGTGTGTCTAACTGGAGGCTCCGGGACAAATGAGTTCAAGTTCCTGAAGCCAATTATCCCCAACTTCGTTGCTCAGAGTGCAGAGAGGGTTAGCGAGGCAAATCCCAGTTTCAGGAAGAGCTTTGAATTCAGTTAA
- the PCDHB2 gene encoding protocadherin beta-2 has product MEAGEGKERVPKQRQVLIFFVLLGIAQASCQPRHYSVAEETESGFFVANLLKDLGLEIGELAVRGARVVSKGKKMHLQFDRQTGDLLLNEKLDREELCGPTEPCVLPFQVLLENPLQFFQAELRIRDINDHSPVFLDKEILLKIPESITPGTTFLIERAQDLDVGTNSLQNYTISPNFHFHLNLQDSLDGIILPQLVLNRALDREEQPEIRLTLTALDGGSPPRSGTALVRIEVVDINDNVPEFAKLLYEVQIPEDSPVGSQVAIVSARDLDIGTNGEISYAFSQASEDIRKTFRLNAKSGELLLRQKLDFESIQTYTVNIQATDGGGLSGTCVVFVQVMDLNDNPPELTMSTLINQIPENLQDTLIAVFSVSDPDSGDNGRMMCSIQDDLPFFLKPSVENFYTLVISTALDRETRSEYNITITVTDFGTPRLKIEYNITVLVSDVNDNAPAFTQTSYTLFVRENNSPALHIGSVSATDRDSGTNAQVTYSLLPPQDLHLPLTSLVSINADNGHLFALQSLDYEALQAFEFRVGAADRGSPALSSEALVRVLVLDANDNSPFVLYPLQNGSAPCTELVPRAAEPGYLVTKVVAVDGDSGQNAWLSYQLLKATEPGLFGMWAHNGEVRTARLLSERDAAKHRLVVLVKDNGEPPRSATATLHVLLVDGFSQPYLPLPEAAPAQAQADLLTVYLVVALASVSSLFLFSVLLFVAVRLCRRSRAASVGRCSVPEGPFPGHLVDVSGTGTLSQSYQYEVCLTGGSGTNEFKFLKPIIPNFVAQSAERVSEANPSFRKSFEFS; this is encoded by the coding sequence ATGGAGGCCGGAGAGGGGAAGGAGCGCGTTCCGAAACAAAGGCAAGTCCTGATATTCTTTGTTTTGCTGGGCATAGCTCAGGCTAGTTGCCAGCCTAGGCACTATTCAGTGGCCGAGGAAACGGAGAGTGGCTTCTTTGTGGCCAATTTGTTAAAAGACCTGGGGCTGGAGATAGGAGAACTTGCTGTGAGGGGGGCCAGGGTcgtttccaaaggaaaaaaaatgcatttgcagTTCGATAGGCAGACCGGGGATTTGTTGTTAAATGAGAAATTGGACCGGGAGGAGCTGTGCGGCCCCACAGAGCCCTGTGTCCTACCTTTCCAGGTGTTACTAGAAAATCCCTTGCAGTTTTTTCAGGCAGAGCTACGGATTAGGGACATAAATGATCATTCCCCAGTTTTCCTAGACAAagaaatacttttgaaaattCCAGAAAGTATCACTCCTGGAACTACTTTCTTAATAGAACGTGCCCAGGACTTGGATGTAGGAACCAACAGTCTCCAAAATTACACAATCAGTCCCAATTTCCACTTTCATCTTAATTTACAAGACAGTCTCGATGGCATAATATTACCACAGCTGGTGCTGAACAGAGCCCTGGATCGCGAGGAGCAGCCTGAGATCAGGTTAACCCTCACAGCGCTAGATGGCGGGAGTCCACCCAGGTCCGGCACGGCCCTGGTACGGATTGAAGTTGTGGACATCAATGACAACGTCCCAGAGTTTGCAAAGCTGCTCTATGAGGTGCAGATCCCGGAGGACAGCCCCGTTGGATCCCAGGTTGCCATCGTCTCTGCCAGGGATTTAGACATTGGAACTAATGGAGAAATATCTTATGCATTTTCCCAAGCATCTGAAGACATTCGCAAAACGTTTCGATTAAATGCAAAATCGGGAGAACTGCTTTTAAGACAGAAACTGGATTTCGAATCCATCCAGACGTACACAGTAAATATTCAGGCGACAGATGGTGGGGGCCTATCTGGAACTTGTGTGGTATTTGTCCAAGTGATGGATTTGAATGACAATCCTCCGGAACTGACTATGTCGACACTTATCAATCAGATCCCAGAAAACTTGCAGGACACCCTCATTGCTGTATTCAGCGTTTCAGATCCTGACTCCGGAGACAACGGAAGGATGATGTGCTCCATCCAAGATgatcttccttttttcttgaaaCCTTCTGTTGAGAACTTTTACACTCTGGTGATAAGCACGGCCCTGGACCGGGAGACCAGATCCGAATacaacatcaccatcaccgtcaccgACTTCGGGACACCCAGGCTGAAAATCGAGTACAACATAACCGTGCTGGTCTCCGACGTCAATGACAACGCTCCCGCCTTCACCCAAACCTCCTACACCCTGTTCGTCCGCGAGAACAACAGCCCCGCCCTGCACATCGGCAGTGTCAGCGCCACAGACAGAGACTCAGGCACCAACGCCCAGGTCACCTACTCGCTGCTGCCGCCCCAGGACCTGcacctgcccctcacctccctggTCTCCATCAACGCGGACAACGGCCACCTGTTCGCTCTCCAGTCGCTGGACTACGAGGCCCTGCAGGCGTTCGAGTTCCGCGTGGGCGCCGCTGACCGCGGCTCCCCGGCGTTGAGCAGCGAGGCGCTGGTGCGCGTGCTGGTGCTGGACGCCAACGACAACTCGCCCTTCGTGCTGTACCCGCTGCAGAACGGCTCCGCACCCTGCACCGAGCTGGTGCCCCGGGCGGCCGAGCCGGGCTACCTGGTGACCAAGGTGGTGGCGGTGGACGGCGACTCGGGCCAGAACGCCTGGCTGTCGTACCAGCTGCTCAAGGCCACGGAGCCCGGGCTGTTCGGCATGTGGGCGCACAATGGCGAGGTGCGCACCGCCAGGCTGCTGAGCGAGCGCGACGCGGCCAAGCACAGGCTGGTGGTGCTGGTCAAGGACAATGGCGAGCCTCCGCGCTCGGCCACCGCCACGCTGCACGTGCTCCTGGTGGACGGCTTCTCCCAGCCCTACCTGCCGCTCCCGGAGGCGGCcccggcccaggcccaggccgaCTTGCTCACCGTCTACCTTGTGGTGGCGTTGGCCTCGGTGTCTTCGCTCTTCCTCTTCTCGGTGCTCCTGTTCGTGGCGGTGCGGCTGTGCAGGAGGAGCAGGGCGGCCTCGGTGGGTCGCTGCTCGGTGCCCGAGGGCCCCTTTCCAGGGCATCTGGTGGACGTGAGCGGCACCGGGACCCTGTCCCAGAGCTACCAATACGAGGTGTGTCTGACTGGAGGCTCCGGGACAAATGAGTTCAAGTTCCTGAAGCCAATTATCCCCAACTTCGTTGCTCAGAGTGCAGAGAGGGTTAGCGAGGCAAATCCCAGTTTCAGGAAGAGCTTTGAATTCAGTTAA